One Huiozyma naganishii CBS 8797 chromosome 4, complete genome genomic region harbors:
- the RPL31A gene encoding 60S ribosomal protein eL31 (similar to Saccharomyces cerevisiae RPL31A (YDL075W) and RPL31B (YLR406C); ancestral locus Anc_4.270), translated as MAGLKDVVTREYTINLHKRLHGVSFKKRAPRAVKEIKKFAKLHMGTEDVRLAPEMNQAIWKRGIKGVEYRMRLKISRKRNEEENAKNPLFSYVEPVFVASAKGLQTVVVEEDA; from the exons atggCTGGTTTAAAGGACGTTGTCACCCGTGAATACACGATCAACCTACACAAGAGA CTCCACGGTgtttccttcaagaagagagCTCCAAGAGCCGTCAAGGAAATCAAGAAGTTCGCCAAGCTGCACATGGGTACTGAAGATGTTCGTTTGGCCCCAGAAATGAACCAAGCCATCTGGAAGAGAGGTATCAAGGGTGTTGAATACAGAATGAGATTGAAGATCTCCAGAAAGagaaacgaagaagaaaacgCTAAGAACCCATTGTTCTCTTACGTCGAGCCTGTCTTCGTCGCCTCTGCCAAGGGTCTACAAACCGTTGTCGTCGAGGAAGATGCTTAA
- the YET3 gene encoding Yet3p (similar to Saccharomyces cerevisiae YET3 (YDL072C); ancestral locus Anc_4.263) — MSLYYSLIFVILVIEISMFSLLAMPIPTKFRKPLTYVLIKPFRYNTVTLSAKCVIAFILLLFLDSINKVYNIDTRELSGPGGIINPAEKIEVYSRKFLQQRNMYLTGITLFLTFVVVRTFALVQELIDLKQVYRADAQTPAQLKARIADAEKQIKAAKERAAALD; from the coding sequence ATGTCGCTGTACTACTCGCTTATCTTTGTGATTCTCGTCATAGAGATCTCCATGTTCTCGCTGCTGGCCATGCCCATCCCTACGAAGTTCAGGAAACCACTCACGTACGTTCTGATCAAACCCTTCCGGTACAATACGGTCACGCTGTCCGCAAAGTGCGTCATTGCGTTTATCCTGCTCCTCTTCCTGGACTCCATCAACAAAGTCTACAACATAGACACGAGAGAACTAAGCGGGCCAGGCGGGATCATCAACCCGGCAGAGAAGATAGAGGTGTACTCCAGGAAGTTCCTCCAGCAGCGGAACATGTACCTCACGGGTATCACCCTCTTCCTCACATTTGTCGTCGTTAGAACGTTTGCACTTGTGCAGGAATTGATAGACCTCAAACAGGTTTACAGAGCGGATGCGCAAACCCCAGCGCAACTTAAGGCCAGGATCGCCGATGCGGAGAAACAGATCAAAGCAGCGAAGGAGAGAGCCGCAGCACTGGATTGA
- the AHK1 gene encoding Ahk1p (similar to Saccharomyces cerevisiae YDL073W; ancestral locus Anc_4.267) — translation MDSFRNLAKSAGFDYFTQGDDHDQGEKSVMDKGEPRADELELGMNAEVRLFHSLNRFVALCNKRGKAQSVGDLSDIDARAVVLLRTKLLDFLRCRQADSILQATGNDDDSLRSVLNHWWITLVNSLRVDTFTAQRAPFPIELVRAIFESLYRIMSMLMILPRHPYKELKVYAQNLLTTVRFCTHRLIFNTKRYRGKLSSDEFGYLQAYDSTLQDVLGQLNAYSFIYLPDHMEFDLQLVTLVVGKGRRFRVDNSEGALFPWKKRCIVSTRRPHACRFAEHQDTKLFKVLLSYLKKDSIFLQFYFHYWHVILSFIHSGAVHVSFDRPAQLALVPGAKIIMEYCITESLQVDLHKISSTKSGSLSSSRVDATMPESAALRSKFSHTAAGSTCGRNLRVGLIWRMLHRVQSVLPWDCAEDTNFSSLVLVHDRVQLRTLRRTPAYHAATARAVFEDLFSGMVRCFPRGIDWSAWCSALVVQLRTLRYENCVVALTTLFNNWTHIPERHAVQVVRDVMELSGMIVHGFSELVVVLYVKLIVFKFSTVQDRESLQLVHRTLQGHHGRMQFLKSVCPGTRDSSDGSPLIFHGGKKFVLSSKPGTRTVFGGVAAVSPGPLDRGLATQIPEESVACADARWVEDTGVMFKVMFAGGASGKAFVRRIELYNRSWGVVSGAEDQGRAQSALSEKYLPSVSRPLDLSLFTAGADDRALAVHDDEDTSITPRSVTELAQLQRLMEVYHLTMAEYSDYTNMLNNEYITIEYIV, via the coding sequence ATGGATTCGTTCAGAAACCTAGCTAAATCTGCAGGATTTGACTATTTCACACAGGGGGATGATCATGACCAAGGTGAGAAGTCTGTGATGGACAAGGGGGAGCCACGAGCGGATGAATTGGAGCTCGGGATGAATGCAGAGGTGCGGCTtttccattctttgaacCGGTTTGTTGCACTGTGCAACAAGAGGGGCAAGGCGCAATCCGTTGGCGACCTTTCAGATATTGATGCGAGGGCTGTGGTATTGTTGAGAACGAAACTGCTGGATTTTCTGAGGTGCAGACAGGCGGACAGTATCCTGCAGGCCACTggcaacgacgacgattCACTCAGAAGCGTGCTGAATCATTGGTGGATCACGCTCGTGAATTCACTCAGGGTTGACACATTTACGGCTCAGCGGGCGCCGTTCCCCATTGAGCTTGTGCGCGCTATCTTTGAGTCTCTGTATCGGATAATGAGCATGCTGATGATCCTCCCGCGGCATCCCTATAAAGAATTGAAGGTCTACGCGCAGAACTTGCTGACAACGGTAAGGTTTTGCACGCACCGGCTGATCTTCAACACGAAACGATATAGGGGGAAACTTTCCTCTGATGAGTTCGGCTACCTGCAAGCTTACGATTCGACTCTGCAAGACGTTCTGGGTCAACTCAACGCGTACTCGTTTATCTACCTCCCGGATCATATGGAATTCGATCTACAGCTGGTCACTTTGGTCGTTGGGAAGGGTAGGCGGTTTAGAGTGGACAACAGCGAAGGCGCGCTGTTTCCCTGGAAGAAAAGATGTATAGTGAGCACAAGAAGGCCTCATGCTTGCCGCTTTGCGGAACACCAGGACACGaaactcttcaaagtgCTTCTGTCGTATCTGAAGAAGGACTCAAtcttccttcaattctATTTCCACTACTGGCACGTAATCCTCTCGTTCATCCACAGTGGAGCCGTGCACGTATCGTTCGACCGGCCCGCGCAATTGGCACTGGTCCCGGGGGCCAAGATCATCATGGAATACTGCATTACAGAGTCCCTGCAAGTGGACCTCCACAAGATCAGCAGCACAAAGAGCGGTTCATTATCCTCCAGCCGCGTGGACGCGACGATGCCCGAATCGGCGGCTCTGCGGTCGAAGTTTTCTCATACAGCTGCAGGGTCCACCTGTGGTCGAAACCTGCGCGTTGGTCTCATATGGCGGATGTTGCATCGTGTCCAGAGTGTGCTGCCGTGGGACTGTGCTGAGGACACCAATTTCTCGAGTTTGGTACTCGTGCACGACCGAGTGCAGCTGCGGACTCTGCGACGAACACCTGCGTACCATGCAGCGACCGCGCGGGCAGTCTTCGAGGATCTCTTCAGCGGCATGGTTCGGTGTTTCCCTCGCGGGATCGACTGGTCAGCGTGGTGCTCTGCACTCGTTGTACAGCTACGGACGCTTCGGTACGAGAACTGCGTGGTGGCACTGACGACATTGTTTAATAACTGGACGCATATTCCTGAGCGGCATGCGGTGCAGGTCGTGCGAGATGTCATGGAATTGTCTGGGATGATCGTGCACGGTTTCTCGGAGCTCGTCGTGGTACTGTATGTGAAACTCATTGTGTTCAAGTTCTCGACGGTGCAAGACCGGGAGTCGCTGCAGCTCGTACATCGCACGCTGCAGGGTCACCATGGTAGGATGCAGTTCCTGAaaagtgtgtgtcctggTACTCGAGACAGTAGCGATGGATCCCCGCTCATCTTCCATGGGGGGAAGAAGTTTGTCCTCAGTAGCAAACCGGGGACGCGTACAGTATTCGGTGGTGTAGCCGCCGTGTCCCCCGGTCCTCTGGACCGTGGTCTTGCGACGCAGATCCCCGAGGAATCTGTGGCCTGTGCAGATGCACGCTGGGTGGAGGACACCGGTGTAATGTTCAAAGTGATGTTTGCTGGCGGTGCTTCCGGGAAGGCTTTTGTTCGACGGATTGAGCTCTACAACCGTTCATGGGGGGTTGTTTCCGGTGCTGAAGACCAGGGCCGCGCTCAAAGTGCCCTTTCTGAGAAGTACCTTCCCTCAGTGTCGCGGCCGCTGGACCTTTCACTGTTTACTGCGGGAGCTGACGATCGGGCCTTGGCAGTGCACGACGATGAAGATACTAGTATCACGCCCCGATCTGTAACGGAACTGGCGCAATTGCAGCGTCTTATGGAGGTGTACCATTTGACGATGGCCGAGTATTCGGACTACACGAACATGTTAAATAACGAGTATATAACTATAGAGTACATTGTGTGA
- the COX9 gene encoding cytochrome c oxidase subunit VIIa (similar to Saccharomyces cerevisiae COX9 (YDL067C); ancestral locus Anc_4.257) — MAIAPITGTLRKRVLIDIVTGFTLGGAMASWWWWGYHKKIVFKREQFYHDLAEAKRGV; from the coding sequence ATGGCTATTGCTCCGATTACAGGGACGCTGAGGAAGAGAGTGCTCATCGATATCGTCACCGGGTTCACACTCGGCGGCGCAATGGCGtcgtggtggtggtgggggTACCACAAGAAAATAGTATTTAAGAGGGAACAGTTCTACCACGACTTGGCAGAGGCCAAGAGAGGTGTTTGA
- the BRE1 gene encoding E3 ubiquitin-protein ligase BRE1 (similar to Saccharomyces cerevisiae BRE1 (YDL074C); ancestral locus Anc_4.268) has translation MSVEPAAKKPKLELSDPSEPLTQSDVVAFQKEALFRCLNQRRNEYNYLHERYEVSKKSYMEISMKLANIIALVVTLAKFLEYSLTDENDKSICNKLAEGDENLIVQMSDSFMKILTKFVAGKGEESLEYEKLISFTKELKILQQSKIELTNENTKLVAEIRQLKQFYENLIKKYDREDSLTVKRIFEKRDGEAADEENNASESNSAVERTNSPENLAVKQEQNNGESLKAGTENIASDPHVEGNADLADEYETKIAKLQNELESLRLVVDELEKIKILNRDKISTLETDLMGYKNVNHDDDIKVERDSWQNKVVLLSKENQELKGINDSFLSKFQALCTEKEIFNNQLTKEYQENAEKFKTQITTLEKDLVRIRTVRDELLSKIAILESEKSKSELIEDIKKSLELSRATWENLCENRKLENPSQDLLMKEIQDMEKAFKSLNELNSKKYNDLINHESVISKLTVEKTKADQKYFAAMRSKDSILIENKNLSKTLGKTNELIVQLKDAEKLLQQKIDVLHRQLKLSQANEKRLIDSNKSESLKIIELNSQINKLEKLTQYYKDENVNLLGETNRLQSAKERFEISNKTLELKASQNDQTITKLEERLKARRAGALESDEPLAEELENFRTLVYCSLCSKNWKNMAIKTCGHVFCDSCCKERLAARMRKCPTCNNPFASGDLIPIHL, from the coding sequence ATGTCGGTAGAGCCTGCTGCGAAGAAACCGAAGCTTGAGCTGAGCGACCCAAGCGAGCCACTGACGCAAAGTGATGTGGTCGCGTTTCAGAAGGAGGCGCTCTTCAGATGCTTGAACCAGCGGCGCAACGAGTACAACTACTTGCACGAGAGGTACGAGGTCTCGAAGAAGTCGTACATGGAAATTAGCATGAAGCTGGCGAACATCATCGCGCTAGTAGTCACTTTAGCCAAGTTTTTAGAGTATTCGTTGACCGATGAAAATGACAAAAGCATATGTAACAAGCTGGCAGAGGGCGATGAGAATCTCATTGTGCAGATGAGCGACTCGTTCATGAAGATCTTGACCAAGTTTGTCGCTGGAAAGGGCGAGGAATCGTTGGAGTACGAGAAGTTGATCAGTTTCACAAAGGAGCTCAAAATTTTACAGCAGTCCAAGATAGAGCTCACGAACGAAAATACAAAACTGGTGGCGGAAATTCGACAGCTGAAGCAATTCTATGAAAACCTGATAAAGAAATACGACAGGGAGGACTCGCTGACCGTGAAACGAATTTTCGAGAAAAGAGATGGAGAAGCCGCCGATGAAGAGAACAACGCTTCGGAGTCCAATTCTGCAGTTGAGCGGACCAACTCGCCAGAAAATCTGGCGGTGAAGCAAGAACAGAACAACGGCGAATCTTTGAAGGCCGGTACGGAGAACATTGCAAGTGACCCACATGTAGAAGGGAACGCAGACCTTGCCGATGAATACGAGACCAAAATCGCGAAACTTCAAAACGAACTTGAGTCGCTGAGACTTGTAGTCGACGAACtagaaaaaataaaaatacTCAACAGGGATAAGATCAGTACTTTAGAAACCGATCTCATGGGTTACAAAAATGTAAAccacgacgacgatatAAAAGTTGAAAGGGATTCGTGGCAAAATAAGGTTGTTCTTTTATCAAAGGAAAACCAGGAACTGAAAGGGATCAACGACTCGTTTCTGTCCAAGTTCCAAGCGTTGTGCACAGAGAAGGAGATATTCAACAATCAACTTACCAAGGAGTATCAAGAGAACGctgaaaagttcaaaactCAAATTACAACATTAGAGAAAGACTTGGTAAGGATCAGAACGGTTCGGGATGAGTTGCTAAGCAAAATAGCTATTTTGGAGAGCGAAAAATCCAAATCAGAGTTGATCGAAGATATTAAGAAATCTTTGGAGTTATCAAGAGCGACGTGGGAAAACCTGTGCGAAAACAGGAAACTTGAAAACCCTTCACAAGACCTGCTCATGAAGGAAATACAAGACATGGAAAAGGCGTTCAAGTCCCTCAATGAGCTAAACTCGAAAAAGTACAACGATCTAATCAATCACGAGTCAGTTATCTCCAAGCTGACAGTAGAAAAAACGAAAGCGGACCAGAAGTACTTTGCCGCAATGCGTTCCAAGGATTCTATTTTGatcgaaaacaaaaacctATCCAAAACTTTGGGTAAAACCAACGAACTCATCGTGCAATTGAAGGATGCGGAAAAACTGTTACAACAGAAAATCGATGTTCTACATAGGCAACTGAAACTGTCACAAGCTAATGAGAAAAGGTTGATCGATTCCAACAAATCCGAGTCTCTAAAAATCATTGAACTGAACTCACAGATAAACAAGCTCGAGAAGTTGACCCAATATTACAAAGATGAGAACGTGAACCTTTTGGGCGAAACAAACAGACTGCAGAGTGCAAAGGAAAGATTCGAAATTTCTAACAAAACGTTGGAACTGAAGGCCTCACAAAATGATCAAACAATTACTAAATTAGAGGAGAGATTGAAGGCGCGGAGAGCAGGTGCCCTAGAGAGCGATGAACCGCTGGCtgaggaattggaaaattttaGAACTTTGGTGTATTGCTCCCTGTGCTccaaaaattggaaaaacATGGCGATAAAGACATGCGGTCACGTATTTTGCGACAGTTGTTGTAAGGAGAGACTGGCTGCCCGGATGAGGAAATGTCCAACTTGCAACAATCCGTTTGCATCAGGTGATTTAATACCCATCCATCTGTGA
- the IDP1 gene encoding isocitrate dehydrogenase (NADP(+)) IDP1 (similar to Saccharomyces cerevisiae IDP1 (YDL066W); ancestral locus Anc_4.254) — MLRGVSVCGRRLYSGAGARVKVRTPLVELDGDEMTRVIWEQIKTRLVLPFVDVPLEYYDLGIKERDRTGDKITGDAARAIQKFGVGVKCATITPDEQRVAEFGLKQMWRSPNGTIRNILGGTVFREPIVIPRIPRLVPRWEKPIVIGRHAFGDQYRATDITVPQEGGTLELVFTNGVTGEQHKHEVYKFANGGGVGLAMYNTDESIRGFAHASFKLALSKKLDLFLSTKNTILKRYDGRFKDLFQEIFDAEYKQQFEESGIQYQHRLIDDMVAQMIKSKGGFIMALKNYDGDVQSDIVAQGFGSLGLMTSVLVTPDGKTFESEAAHGTVTRHYRKYQRGEETSTNPIASIFAWTRGIAKRGELDGTPDVVRFANILESATLNTVQEDGKMTKDLAATLGKTDRASYVNTNEFLQAVEDRLTQQIKSLN, encoded by the coding sequence ATGCTTCGTGGTGTGAGTGTGTGCGGTAGGAGGTTGTAttctggtgctggtgctcGGGTGAAAGTGCGGACGCCGCTCGTTGAGCTGGACGGGGATGAGATGACTCGTGTGATCTGGGAGCAGATCAAGACACGGCTCGTGCTGCCCTTTGTGGATGTGCCCCTGGAGTACTACGATCTGGGGATCAAGGAGAGGGACCGTACTGGGGACAAAATCACGGGGGACGCTGCTCGTGCGATTCAGAAGTTCGGTGTTGGTGTCAAGTGCGCCACGATCACACCAGATGAACAGCGTGTTGCCGAGTTTGGGTTGAAACAGATGTGGAGGTCGCCCAATGGGACAATCAGGAATATCCTGGGCGGTACTGTGTTCAGAGAGCCAATTGTAATCCCAAGGATCCCTCGGTTGGTGCCCCGGTGGGAGAAACCAATTGTTATTGGGAGACACGCCTTTGGGGATCAGTACCGTGCCACAGATATCACGGTCCCACAAGAGGGTGGTACGTTGGAGCTTGTGTTCACGAACGGTGTCACGGGGGAACAGCACAAGCACGAGGTGTACAAGTTTGCGAacggtggtggtgtcgGTCTTGCAATGTACAACACGGACGAGAGTATCCGTGGGTTTGCACACGCTAGTTTCAAACTGGCTCTGTCCAAGAAACTTGACTTGTTCCTGTCCACAAAGAACACCATCCTAAAACGGTACGACGGTCGCTTCAAAGATCTCTTCCAAGAGATCTTCGACGCGGAGTACAAACAACAGTTTGAGGAATCGGGTATCCAGTACCAACACCGTCTTATCGACGATATGGTCGCACAGATGATCAAGTCCAAGGGCGGGTTCATCATGGCCCTCAAAAACTACGACGGGGACGTACAGTCCGACATCGTCGCTCAGGGGTTCGGATCCCTGGGACTCATGACCTCAGTGCTAGTCACTCCAGATGGGAAGACTTTCGAGAGTGAGGCTGCCCACGGGACTGTCACAAGACATTACAGGAAGTACCAACGTGGTGAGGAGACTTCGACGAACCCGATCGCGTCCATCTTCGCTTGGACTAGAGGAATCGCAAAACGGGGGGAACTTGACGGCACACCAGACGTCGTCAGATTCGCAAACATCCTCGAGTCAGCAACGCTAAACACGGTCCAAGAGGATGGGAAGATGACTAAGGACTTAGCGGCAACTCTGGGGAAGACTGACCGCGCGTCGTACGTTAACACGAACGAGTTCCTACAAGCCGTCGAGGATAGACTCACCCAACAGATCAAATCTCTAAACTGA
- the RXT3 gene encoding Rxt3p (similar to Saccharomyces cerevisiae RXT3 (YDL076C); ancestral locus Anc_4.271) — MSSTANTYDPNEAYRKTQSQIYRLQETILDSSKEAKKKYPKDIDNKPESSNTGLLEVNSFPVLQDNDKRYKSKPRVVQWLTYYEGPSESTGKSLPFPYDVVQRTQPFLPPFLPALPATFINKIISIRVPCEEIDKLLQNKSSRLENLELWGSDIYTDDSDPLLMLLHMGVFHGDPKNVKRTPANLKAPDFVVGSFEESKNKKYDVITDLLMLDTLESYHGCNRYGVTSRDWAEKTPHDGLSCGVYKLEFRVRDETIDSERWYK; from the coding sequence ATGTCCTCAACTGCAAACACGTACGACCCTAACGAGGCTTACAGGAAAACTCAATCCCAGATATATAGGTTGCAAGAGACCATACTAGACTCCAGTAAGGaggccaagaagaaatatcCAAAGGATATTGATAATAAGCCAGAATCATCAAACACTGGACTATTGGAGGTGAACTCTTTCCCCGTACTTCAGGATAACGATAAAAGATATAAATCGAAGCCCAGAGTTGTGCAATGGCTAACGTATTACGAGGGTCCCTCGGAAAGTACAGGAAAAAGCCTTCCCTTCCCCTACGATGTGGTTCAAAGGACACAACCATTCCTCCCCCCATTTCTCCCGGCATTACCAGCAACTTTCATAAATAAAATCATTAGCATAAGGGTGCCCTGTGAAGAGATTGACAAACTGCTACAGAACAAATCCTCAAGACTTGAAAACTTAGAACTGTGGGGGTCGGATATTTACACTGATGATTCTGATCCACTCTTGATGCTTCTGCATATGGGTGTGTTTCACGGGGACCCGAAGAATGTGAAACGTACACCAGCTAACTTAAAGGCACCTGATTTCGTTGTAGGTTCCTTTGAGGAGTCTAAGAATAAGAAATACGATGTTATTACAGATTTACTGATGCTGGACACCCTTGAATCGTACCATGGTTGCAACAGGTATGGGGTGACCTCAAGAGACTGGGCCGAGAAGACCCCTCATGACGGTTTAAGTTGCGGGGTTTACAAACTGGAGTTCAGAGTAAGAGATGAAACCATCGATTCAGAAAGATGGTACAAATGA